In Nitrospira sp., one genomic interval encodes:
- a CDS encoding outer membrane protein transport protein, with translation MPSPLQSCSTLVPALLVAMVVAFLPMTTAEAQTPRIHGQSASAAGMGNAFAAQADDPSALHYNPAGMTQLPGFQSLFGTSLIGGTTQFTGPTGTQVTGDRNGSIAWPPPGHVYLVANLKDLGLSALENFTAGIGLNSPFGSLTRYPTDGPFRSALYFNTMPLLDIKPTVAYKVNEQLSLGAGADIYTFSGLFGEGHLEQQSIWPGGLGIPAGSRLEINGSDTTAGFNVSLLYTPFRNSDGKPLVNIGLVYRSQARLHLTGHLLANGASVGEASATFVLPQIFSGAMAVWPVRTREREWKLELDVDYTGWKSNGALDVRVANLGVLPFPQNWQSAYTVMVGTEYRLLHVVSMPEWNIALRAGYMNQQTQMPDRTFNPGVPSANAHIPSAGVGFICHENGAFLGIIRCGDLGFGPLKPKLFAIDLSYQAGLYEVRTIAGNQNPTVNGRYDTLIHAASLSLRFNY, from the coding sequence ATGCCGAGTCCTCTGCAATCTTGCTCTACCTTGGTTCCGGCTCTGCTCGTGGCGATGGTCGTGGCCTTCCTCCCGATGACGACCGCAGAGGCCCAAACGCCGCGTATTCACGGACAATCGGCCAGTGCCGCCGGCATGGGCAATGCCTTTGCCGCGCAGGCCGATGATCCATCGGCGCTCCACTACAACCCCGCCGGAATGACTCAACTCCCGGGCTTCCAGAGCCTCTTCGGTACGTCACTCATCGGCGGCACGACGCAGTTCACCGGCCCCACGGGCACCCAGGTGACCGGCGATCGGAACGGCAGCATCGCCTGGCCTCCACCGGGCCACGTGTACCTGGTAGCCAATTTGAAGGATCTTGGCTTATCGGCGCTCGAGAATTTCACCGCAGGCATCGGCCTCAACAGCCCGTTCGGCTCGTTGACCCGCTACCCCACGGACGGCCCGTTTCGCTCCGCGCTGTACTTCAACACGATGCCGCTGCTCGACATCAAACCGACCGTGGCCTACAAGGTCAACGAACAGCTCTCGCTGGGAGCGGGGGCGGACATCTACACCTTCTCGGGGCTGTTCGGCGAAGGCCACCTGGAACAACAATCCATCTGGCCCGGCGGCCTCGGCATTCCCGCCGGTTCACGACTGGAGATCAACGGCAGCGATACGACGGCCGGATTCAACGTCAGCCTGCTCTATACGCCGTTTCGCAACAGCGACGGGAAGCCGTTGGTGAATATCGGCCTCGTCTATCGGAGCCAGGCCAGGCTGCACTTGACCGGACACCTTCTCGCCAACGGCGCCTCGGTGGGCGAGGCCTCTGCGACCTTCGTGCTCCCGCAGATTTTTTCCGGAGCTATGGCCGTCTGGCCGGTCCGCACGAGAGAGCGCGAATGGAAGTTGGAACTGGACGTAGACTACACGGGGTGGAAATCCAACGGAGCCTTGGATGTCCGCGTGGCTAACCTGGGGGTACTCCCCTTCCCGCAGAATTGGCAGAGCGCCTACACCGTCATGGTGGGAACGGAATATCGTCTGCTCCACGTCGTATCAATGCCGGAATGGAACATCGCCCTTCGGGCCGGCTACATGAATCAGCAGACCCAGATGCCCGATCGTACCTTCAACCCAGGAGTCCCCTCGGCCAATGCGCATATTCCCTCTGCCGGCGTCGGATTCATCTGTCACGAGAACGGGGCCTTTCTCGGCATCATCCGCTGCGGAGATTTGGGCTTTGGCCCGCTCAAACCCAAACTGTTTGCCATCGACTTGTCGTACCAAGCCGGGCTCTACGAAGTTCGCACCATTGCCGGCAACCAAAATCCCACGGTGAACGGCCGATATGACACGCTGATCCACGCCGCCTCGCTCTCGCTACGATTCAATTACTAG
- a CDS encoding filamentous hemagglutinin N-terminal domain-containing protein, which produces MDGARRSVSKLRSFLSSALLAECLVIFCLVQGGLAQSTAPITSSGLNTVITPQGHVFDITGGTRPGNGPNLFHSFGEFGVPPHHIANFLNDSGLATANILGRVTGGNPSQIFGTIQTTGFGHANLFLMNPAGIVFGPTASLNVGGSVSVTTADYLRFANGGIFNAMPGPQDATLSSSPVAAFGFLGSNPNAVTVQGGQLVLSEGQSLSLVGGDLTMTAGALEHGASQPARLSAPGGQINLVSVAAAGEVPALDAKSPGSEPLANGIGRFGTLSLSEGTNIDTSADKAGRIVIRSGQFTMNDASLTAISGNASNRGSATSPDSPAIAITADTVTLSNGSLIMADTHGTAPAGDITFNVDTLSAIGKGPIRIQVTPESLITGPDFSQTGVLIESTSRSHDIGAGEAGRITIQGIEGPGSVARTVHLDDTIIHTRSFGGTATTPPGRITITANSLALSDQVEIYATTNGPAPAGNVALNVDTLRSNWHPDGSFIEGRPVLIGSPTEHPDRTAGPPGIVTISGPGEESTDPATSIMLSNTEIDTFAVGGSSPRPAPIIITSDTVALSNLTILVTTSGGAAPAPAGDIVFNVNTLRVNMNPDGTPIANAHRVYLNSPSGRLDSTAGPPGTVTISGIAQEPTDAAQLVALYNAQISTAVEGGTAALPPGTITITADTVTLGGRTEIFAFTTSPAPAGDIAFNVNVLRANVNSDGTLINDGRPRSLIASVGGRRDSIGGRAGTITISGVAPEASDSAKLIALNNTEVSTAVWGGAPTTVPATITIVADTLRLTNSPKIDTDTTGGAPAGNITFKVNTLIADQGTNISSRTSGEGQGGSITIDAGRSISLLHGSSITASSAGPADAGNITINAGAHFTAQQASVTTQASQGSGGNITLQATDSIQLANSQLNTSVQGGPTTIGGNIFIDPAIVTLHNSQILAQAVEGQGGNINIVAGTFLADQSSIVSASSQFGLSGTVTIQSPVSSLSGTLASLSQQPLQVHPLLTQRCAARADGRMSSLVVSGRDSLPQEPGGWLFSPLALMIQEPAAQDRGTGPAMDDVASHKLLDGLIRARGCQS; this is translated from the coding sequence ATGGATGGTGCCCGCCGTTCTGTTTCCAAGCTCCGCTCATTCCTTTCGTCGGCTTTGCTGGCCGAGTGCCTCGTCATTTTTTGCCTGGTGCAGGGAGGGCTGGCTCAATCGACGGCGCCCATCACCTCGTCCGGCCTCAACACCGTCATCACCCCACAGGGCCACGTATTCGACATTACCGGCGGGACGAGGCCCGGCAACGGCCCCAATCTCTTTCACAGCTTCGGCGAATTCGGCGTGCCGCCCCATCACATCGCCAATTTCCTCAACGACTCGGGCCTCGCGACCGCCAACATTCTCGGTCGGGTGACGGGCGGCAATCCGTCCCAGATCTTCGGAACCATTCAAACCACCGGCTTCGGACATGCCAATCTCTTTTTAATGAACCCGGCCGGCATCGTGTTCGGTCCGACTGCCTCGCTGAACGTCGGCGGCTCGGTCAGCGTCACCACGGCGGACTATCTGCGCTTCGCCAACGGCGGAATCTTCAACGCGATGCCAGGCCCTCAGGATGCGACCCTTTCCAGCTCACCGGTGGCGGCGTTCGGATTTTTGGGCTCCAACCCGAACGCCGTCACCGTGCAGGGCGGGCAGCTGGTTTTGTCGGAAGGACAGAGCCTCTCGCTGGTCGGGGGAGATCTGACCATGACGGCCGGCGCACTCGAACACGGCGCTTCGCAGCCGGCTCGCCTCTCGGCACCGGGTGGTCAGATCAACTTGGTGAGCGTCGCCGCCGCCGGGGAAGTGCCGGCACTCGATGCGAAAAGTCCTGGGAGCGAACCTCTTGCGAATGGAATCGGCAGGTTCGGGACCCTATCTCTTTCTGAAGGGACGAATATTGATACCAGTGCCGACAAGGCCGGGCGAATCGTCATTCGCAGCGGGCAATTCACCATGAACGATGCCTCACTCACAGCCATTTCCGGAAACGCTTCGAATCGTGGGTCGGCCACATCGCCCGATTCACCAGCTATTGCCATCACAGCGGACACCGTCACCCTCTCCAATGGATCACTGATCATGGCGGATACTCATGGGACGGCTCCGGCAGGGGATATAACTTTCAATGTAGATACACTGAGCGCAATAGGGAAAGGTCCGATTCGTATTCAGGTTACCCCTGAGAGCCTTATCACGGGCCCCGACTTTTCCCAAACCGGAGTGCTCATTGAAAGTACAAGCCGTAGCCATGACATAGGGGCGGGAGAAGCTGGACGGATCACCATTCAAGGAATCGAGGGTCCAGGAAGCGTCGCGAGGACGGTCCATCTGGATGACACCATCATCCATACACGTTCGTTTGGTGGGACCGCGACCACTCCTCCAGGGAGGATCACCATCACGGCAAACTCATTAGCCCTCAGTGATCAGGTGGAGATCTATGCCACGACCAATGGCCCCGCGCCGGCAGGCAATGTGGCACTGAATGTCGACACGCTACGATCGAATTGGCATCCCGATGGGTCGTTCATCGAAGGGAGGCCCGTATTGATCGGCAGCCCCACTGAACATCCTGACCGTACGGCCGGACCGCCAGGAATCGTTACGATCTCGGGGCCTGGCGAGGAATCGACCGACCCGGCGACGTCCATCATGCTGAGCAATACGGAAATCGACACCTTTGCGGTAGGCGGATCGTCGCCGAGACCGGCTCCGATCATTATCACATCCGACACGGTAGCGCTCAGCAATCTGACTATCCTGGTGACAACTTCAGGCGGCGCGGCACCAGCACCGGCTGGAGACATCGTATTCAACGTGAATACTTTGCGGGTAAACATGAATCCGGACGGCACGCCGATCGCAAACGCCCATCGTGTTTACCTCAACAGTCCGAGCGGGCGATTGGACAGCACTGCCGGCCCACCGGGAACGGTGACCATTTCAGGAATCGCCCAGGAACCAACCGATGCGGCTCAATTGGTCGCACTATACAACGCACAGATTAGCACGGCAGTCGAGGGCGGTACAGCCGCGTTACCCCCTGGAACCATCACGATCACAGCAGACACCGTGACCCTGGGCGGAAGAACAGAAATCTTTGCCTTTACGACCAGCCCGGCTCCGGCAGGAGATATCGCCTTTAACGTGAACGTTCTACGAGCGAATGTGAATTCGGATGGCACGCTCATCAACGACGGTCGGCCTCGATCCCTTATCGCCAGCGTAGGTGGAAGGAGGGACAGTATCGGCGGACGCGCAGGCACCATAACTATATCCGGCGTGGCTCCTGAGGCGTCCGATTCAGCCAAGTTGATCGCGCTCAACAATACCGAAGTGAGCACGGCGGTGTGGGGCGGTGCGCCAACCACAGTCCCTGCCACCATCACCATCGTGGCAGATACGCTTCGACTGACAAACAGCCCCAAAATCGACACCGATACGACCGGCGGAGCCCCTGCCGGGAATATCACCTTCAAGGTGAATACTCTGATAGCGGATCAAGGCACCAATATCAGCAGTCGCACATCGGGGGAAGGTCAGGGCGGCTCGATCACGATCGATGCCGGCCGGTCCATTTCATTGCTTCACGGATCCTCCATCACGGCGAGCAGCGCAGGGCCGGCCGATGCCGGCAACATTACGATCAATGCCGGTGCGCATTTTACCGCTCAACAGGCCTCCGTCACGACCCAGGCCAGCCAGGGCAGCGGCGGCAACATCACGCTCCAAGCCACCGACTCGATCCAACTCGCCAACAGCCAGCTCAACACATCTGTCCAGGGCGGCCCGACCACTATCGGCGGCAACATCTTCATCGATCCCGCCATCGTCACCCTGCACAATAGTCAGATCTTGGCCCAGGCCGTCGAAGGCCAGGGCGGCAACATCAACATCGTGGCGGGAACGTTCTTGGCCGATCAGAGCAGCATCGTGAGCGCCTCGTCTCAATTCGGATTGAGCGGCACCGTGACGATCCAATCACCGGTTTCAAGCCTCAGTGGCACGTTGGCCTCCCTCTCGCAGCAGCCACTCCAAGTCCACC